ATaatgaactccaattaatggctggagacagaccccaagtgaatccaattaGGGTTTGGAaacaaaccacaagacaaaagtctatttcttatcttcctttttatttatgacTTCCATTCTTTAAATAGATAACATAGTATTGTAGGATTGAACCACAGCTCATAACATTCCTACTACGACTCAACCAAGTGGTGATAAGCAACCACTCAAACTAATCTATTAGaaataatagactcctaataATCTAATAACACTAACCTGACTTGATGACTCATAGACTTGATAAACATTTGCTAAACAACCAAAGATAAAGATAAGCGTAGTTTATCcaacataataataaagataacATAATTATCTAGCTACCTATCTACTAATTGATAAGGATCATATGGATTGGATACTTCACCCAAGTGAAGTTGATTAGGCTTCTAACTCCAATGGACCGTTCCTATCAGATAGGCTGATACCCAACTATTTTAGTGAAAGTAGTAGGAATTGAAGGAAGTTGAAAACTTGGAAAGCAAAAACAGTGTTGAAAGATTAGCAAATTATCAAGGACTGAATTGCAATTAAaagtctatttcttttcttcctttttatttatgatttCAATTCTTTAAATAGATAACATAGTATTGTAGGATTGAACCACAACTCATAACATTCCTACTACGACTCAACCAAGTTGTGATAAGCAACCACTCAAACTAATCTATTAGaaataatagactcctaataATCTAATAACACTAACCTGACTTGATGACTCATAGACTTGATAAACATTTGCTAAACAACCAAAGATAAAGATAAGCGTAATTTATCcaacataataataaagataacATAATTATCTAGCTACCTATCTACTAATTGATAAGGATCATATGGATTGGATACTTCACCCAAGTGAAGTTGATTAGGCTTCTAACTCCAAGGGACCGTTCCTATCAGATAGGCTGATACCCAACTATTTTAGTGAAAGTAGTAGGAATTGAAGGAAGTTGAAAACTTGGAAAGCAAAAACAGTGTTGAAAAATTAGCAAATTATCAAGGACTGAATTGCAATTAAaagtctatttcttttcttcctttttatttatgatttCCATTCTTTAAATAGATAACATAGTATTGTAGGATTGAACCACAACTCATAACATTCCTACTACGACTCAACCAAGTGGTGATAAGCAACCACTCAAACTAATCTATTAGaaataatagactcctaataATCTAATAACACTAACCTGACTTGATGACTCATAGACTTGATAAACATTTGCTAAACAACCAAAGATAAAGATAAGCGTAATTTATCcaacataataataaagataacATAATTATCTAGCTACCTATCTACTAATTGATAAGGATCATATGGATTGGATACTTCACCCAAGTGAAGTTGATTAGGCTTCTAACTCCAAGGGACCGTTCCTATCAGATAGGTTGATACCCAACTATTTTAGTGAAAGTAGTAGGAATTGAAGGAAGTTGAAAACTTGGAAAGCAAAAACAGTGTTGAAAAATTAGCAAATTATCAAGGACTGAATTGCAATTAAaagtctatttcttttcttcctttttatttatgatttCCATTCTTTAAATAGATAACATAGTATTGTAGGATTGAACCACACCTCATAACATTCCTACTACGACTCAACCAAGTGGTGATAAGCAACCACTCAAACTAATCTATTAGaaataatagactcctaataATCTAATAACACTAACTTGACTTGATGACTCATAGACTTGATAAACATTTGCTAAACAACCAAAGATAAAGATAAGCGTAGTTTATCcaacataataataaagataacATAATTATCTAGCTACCTATCTACTAATTGATAAGGATCATATGGATTGGATACTTCACCCAAGTGAAGTTGATTAGGCTTCTAACTCCAAGGGACCGTTCCTATCAGATAGGCAGATACCCAACTATTTTAGTAAAAGTAGTAGGAATCGAAGGAAGTTGAAAACTTGGAAAGCAAAAACAGTGTTGAAAGACTAGCAAATTATCAAGGACTGAATTgcaatttttcatttctttcttgacCATCCAAATTGGTTTCCATACTATTGTTATCCAAATTTAGATACCCCCGTAATCAGGGATAATTctgtcaacaaaaaaaaaaaatctgacacGTTCGCAACAGGCTGAATCAAGCGGTCGTCAGATAAGTGATTCCAATAGGGCATAGGATTTACCGGCGAAAACAAAGAGGAATAATCATAAAACCAAtcgcaaaacaaaaaaataaaaagagagaagaatcaAGAACCAGAAAACAACTGCACAAGAAACTTATAAATACTcacagaaaaagaaattaaatcttatattataaaaaataaatcatacatAATATCCGTATCTACCCTGAATCACTCTTGGAGCACAGTAAGTGTATGGAAAACATCCTCTGAAGCTGCGTTGACAACTTCCAGGTTGCAATACGTAAACCAACTTCGGCTTTTTTGGTGCGGTCAACAGCGCAGTGTCGACTTCCAAACCGTAAAGAACCAACTGAAATTCGCTCAAAAATTTCCCAAAGAAACGACCATCTTTGAGTTTCATTATGGTATGCAATGTTAGCAGACTATCAGACCCAGCCTGGTGACTCGATCCGGCCACACGATCCACCCCAAGTGCTTTGGCTACACTCTCCAACCCTCCATAGAGTCCATCACAGAGTCtgatcatattttttatatcaaacacCCTGTACCAGAAAAAGTGTACCACCAGACCCATAAACCCCATCAGATCGATCGGCAGTTCTCGCCCCATCAGGATTTTGATCAAGTAACCAAAATCATAAGCTCCGTGGAAAGTTGACCAAGTGATCGTCCGATTTCTTAAGAGACCAATCTGTTTGATTAGCCTTGCAAAGTCCACCGAATCTACACCCTTTTCTCGGTTCTTCTGGAAGTCGATTCCCTGGCGCTCTAGTAACGCGATTGAGTCAGGATTGAACAGATCATTCTCCTTGCTGAAGTCTTTGAAATTAAATTGCCAAACATAACAAGAATCGCCGCTGGCATCGCACAGTGAAAGACCCAGTTGAATGATTTTGGTAGAATCAACATTCCGCTTCATTGACAGGTAGTTCTCAGCGGGAGACAGTTGAGTACGGTTGCGGCAGGTAACAGGGAAGACATGGCCAGGGAACTCGGTGTCCAAGGCGACGAAACGATGTTGAGGAAGAACCCGTGCGATTTCGGAAATTTCATGCTCGAGGTTGTGTTGCCAGACCTCGCGAACGGTGATTGGACTCGGAGCTGCGGCTGTCGCCATTGCCTTTTGCTGCAAGTAAATGATGaatgaattatgaattatgattcgGGACTCCGATTCCCATTATATAATCGTCTCCACAAACCGACATTCATCCCACCGTCTTTCAGAATCCCACCTTATCTTGGATTGCCGGAGtaagcatttaatttttttctttgtgcgTGGCACGCACACGGCAAGTCGTCGAATTGCATATACATTAAACATGAATGACAAGTTGTAGCTGCCGCTGTGTACTGGGTTATGGCGGAATACAATGGTTATGGTCAATTGCAGAAATAAACCGAATGAGGGAGACGATACAATCTGAGGTGCATCCATTTTCAAGCAAATAGtaatatttttttccccttactTAGacatatatgttaaaaaaaaaaaaacacacagaaGGGAAAAGGGCAACCAGATAAGAAGGTGAAAGCAATTTGAATTTGTTACCGTTGGACATGCTTTTGCAGAGATTTGAAAGGTGTTGCAGAGACGTCAAGTCTAGCCTAAGAAGTACGACGGAGCTGGTTGAAATTGAACGGGTGAATTGGGCTTAAAAAGATACGAAAAGATACATGGTTTTGCAGAGATTTGCAGAGACGTCAAGTTTAGCCGAAGAAGTACGACAGAGCTGGTTGAAATTGAACGGGTGAATCGGGCTTAAGATGAAAAGGATACATATGCTTTTGCAGAGATTTGAAAAGATCATACCATACGGTTTTGCAGAGACGTCAAGTCTAACCGAAGGTGTTTGTAGCttggaaaatgataaaactaCGACCATTTTGTACGATTCCTTCACAACCCAATACTATTGTGaaagtgttttgatgaagtTGTGGGCCAATCATATCTTTGGCAGCTTTAACAGgagtgttattttaattaaaaagttaaatttaactatatttttttcttttattcttcctCAGCAGAGTagctattctaactttttttccTAACTTCATGAACAATAAATAGTTACTATTAGTTATTCATTGTTCACATatctactatttttttattgtttttttttttttctctttcctctttcctctctctcgCCCACTAGAGAAGACGAGATCCATCGCCTACGCCTCTCTCTGCGCTGACGCCGCTCCTATGAATAGGCACCGGTCTCCTCTCTTTGCACCGACACCGAGGTCCGACCGAGCCTCCCAAAGCTCCGATGCCGAACAAGGCCGTCCTTGACAACCCAGATGTCGATGCCGTCTACGTGCCCCTAACCACCGACCTCCACGTACGCTGGGCCATTCTCGTCACCCAGAAGAAGCAGCACCTACTGTTCGAGAAGCCACCATCGATCGCACCGGTTCTGGGCcttgggtgtgggtgggcaagTGGAGGTAGAAGTTGAGGGATTTAAGGAAGGCCCGGCAGGTGCAGACATGGAGGCCATCGATCCTCGGGTAGGGCAACCTGGGCCTTGGTAGTGGTGGGTCGGAGCTGCTCGCCCAACCTCCAGCGGTGTAAGCGTACTCCTTCCGGGGAATAGCGACGTTGCTGGTGGATGCGGAGGGGAacgaaagagagagacagagaaaataaaacaataaaaaaagattaaaaaataatatttaaataaaatgaagagtATGATAAAGaatattgttggagtgtttttaagaaaGTGAATAGCTAAAGTAGATATTAGTACTTTTTTAGTAGCTATTTTAACTAGaactgttggagatgctcttacgactcccttggaaattttgactGTTGTGCCTAAATTCACCTGCCCGTCcaatatttttattctctttagaaTTGTGTTTAAgagttttcaaaaatattttagtgCATCAAAATTGTgctaaaaatatgaataataccaagttttttttaaaaaaaaaaataaaaaaaaaaattagttaattttaaaaattattattagatcaaaatttaatcatAATCTAtccaaattgaattgaaattttaaaaattgcatcaaaatatatatatatataatttttttttttggtaaatcaCTACGAACACACACCAATTACCCAATTGTGCCCTTTTTTTAAATccctaaaaacattttaaaaaaacaaaaacaaaaaatgtgtaCCCAAAAAGTGGACATTTACTTTTAGCTAAATAGTTCTTTCTATCAATCAAAACAtcatagatttttattttttaaaaaaaaaaaattcatagagtttaaaatcatcattgctttcaaaaaaaaatgcaaattcaaacaaaccctcaatttaatcaatcattttcaaaatatagtTGTGTGTATAATAAAATCACGGTCAACATTTAAAATCTTGTGATTTTTAAAACGCTCTTTCATTTGCGGTTTAGATgtttatattccttttttttgacattttcaaattcaactaaCTTCACGTAAACATCAACCAGTTTGAAATGAACTATTTTCTGTCTCTTATCAAAGTGAAAAagaatttaatcaatatttgcTATTCTCATGTTATctgtatttttttcattttaactGCTTACTCTTTCAAAAGCACTAACATTCTGCTCAACTTTTTAACTACAGTTAATTTTTTCTGTTCTATCTAAATATTGGGCTGGTTTGTCAAGCAACAATACATAATTGCATAATGCTGTTACTATTTacgtatttttttattttttttttattttttttttaatatttttcactactaatcaacatcaaaacattctcatttttttcactttttacatcacatcaataattttttattactattcaaattaaaaaattcactacaatacaaaactttttcactttttttatacaaattct
This DNA window, taken from Alnus glutinosa chromosome 5, dhAlnGlut1.1, whole genome shotgun sequence, encodes the following:
- the LOC133868953 gene encoding probable CCR4-associated factor 1 homolog 11 yields the protein MATAAAPSPITVREVWQHNLEHEISEIARVLPQHRFVALDTEFPGHVFPVTCRNRTQLSPAENYLSMKRNVDSTKIIQLGLSLCDASGDSCYVWQFNFKDFSKENDLFNPDSIALLERQGIDFQKNREKGVDSVDFARLIKQIGLLRNRTITWSTFHGAYDFGYLIKILMGRELPIDLMGFMGLVVHFFWYRVFDIKNMIRLCDGLYGGLESVAKALGVDRVAGSSHQAGSDSLLTLHTIMKLKDGRFFGKFLSEFQLVLYGLEVDTALLTAPKKPKLVYVLQPGSCQRSFRGCFPYTYCAPRVIQGRYGYYV